The Rattus rattus isolate New Zealand chromosome X, Rrattus_CSIRO_v1, whole genome shotgun sequence genome has a window encoding:
- the Rap2c gene encoding ras-related protein Rap-2c, with protein MREYKVVVLGSGGVGKSALTVQFVTGTFIEKYDPTIEDFYRKEIEVDSSPSVLEILDTAGTEQFASMRDLYIKNGQGFILVYSLVNQQSFQDIKPMRDQIVRVKRYEKVPLILVGNKVDLEPEREVMSSEGRALAQEWGCPFMETSAKSKSMVDELFAEIVRQMNYSSLPEKQDQCCTTCVVQ; from the exons ATGAGGGAATACAAGGTAGTGGTGTTAGGGAGCGGAGGGGTTGGCAAATCTGCCCTCACTGTGCAGTTTGTCACCGGGACTTTCATTGAGAAATATGACCCCACCATTGAAGATTTCTACCGCAAAGAGATCGAAGTGGACTCTTCTCCGTCAGTACTGGAAATTCTGGACACCGCAGGAACAGAGCAGTTTGCCTCCATGAGAGATCTGTACATCAAAAACGGCCAAGGTTTCATCCTGGTGTATAGTTTGGTTAATCAACAGTCTTTTCAG GATATCAAGCCAATGAGAGATCAGATTGTGAGAGTGAAGAGATACGAGAAAGTTCCACTAATCCTAGTAGGAAACAAAGTGGATCTGGAACCAGAAAGAGAGGTTATGTCTTCTGAAGGCAGAGCTCTGGCTCAAGAATGGGGCTGTCCTTTCATGGAAACATCAGCAAAAAGTAAATCAATGGTGGATGAACTTTTTGCTGAGATCGTCAGGCAAATGAACTATTCATCCCTACCTGAGAAGCAAGATCAGTGTTGTACAACTTGTGTTgtccagtaa